In Choloepus didactylus isolate mChoDid1 chromosome 6, mChoDid1.pri, whole genome shotgun sequence, one DNA window encodes the following:
- the LOC119537341 gene encoding olfactory receptor 145-like, whose amino-acid sequence MEIGNSSLVTEFILAGLTEYSKIKLPLFFFFLGIYIVTVAGNLGLLILIGLNSPLHTPMYYFLFNLSFIDLCYSSVITPKLLINFVSTTNIISYGGCMTQLFFSYFFVSAECYVLMVMAYDRYVAICRPLLYMVTMSPQVCSFLAAIVYVVAFIGAWAHTGCMLRLTFCNANTINHYMCEILALLELSCTSTYINELVVFIIVGFAVGVSTLNITVSYTFIISSILRIRSTEGRSKAFSTCSSHIIVVSIFFGSGAFMYLHPSSVLSMDQGKVSTLFYTIVIPMLNPLIYSFRNKEVKVALKKSLSRKNIFLS is encoded by the coding sequence ATGGAAATTGGAAACAGTTCATTAGTGACAGAGTTTATCCTTGCAGGTTTAACAGAATATTCAAAGATCAAGCTccccctcttcttcttcttcctagGAATCTACATTGTCACTGTGGCAGGCAACCTAGGCTTGCTCATTCTAATTGGACTGAATTCTCCCCTCCACACGCCTATGTACTACTTCCTCTTTAATTTGTCCTTTATTGATCTATGCTATTCTTCTGTCATCACCCCAAAACTGTTGATAAACTTTGTGTCAACAACGAACATCATCTCCTATGGAGGATGCATGACTCAGCTCTTTTTCTCCTATTTCTTTGTCAGTGCAGAGTGCTATGTGTTGATGGTGATGGCCTATGATCGCTATGTAGCCATCTGTAGGCCCCTGCTTTACATGGTCACCATGTCCCCTCAGGTCTGTTCTTTTCTGGCTGCGATTGTGTATGTGGTGGCATTCATTGGTGCCTGGGCCCACACGGGGTGCATGCTGAGGTTGACCTTCTGTAATGCCAACACCATCAACCACTACATGTGTGAAATCCTTGCTCTCCTGGAGCTCTCCTGCACCAGCACCTACATCAATGAACTGGTGGTTTTCATTATTGTGGGGTTTGCTGTTGGTGTGTCCACCCTCAACATCACTGTCTCTTACACTTTCATCATCTCTAGCATCCTCCGCATTCGCTCCACTGAAGGAAGGTCCAAAGCCTTCAGCACTTGTAGCTCACATATTAttgttgtttctattttctttgggtcAGGGGCATTCATGTACCTTCATCCTTCTTCTGTTTTGTCCATGGACCAGGGGAAAGTGTCCACTCTGTTCTATACCATTGTGATACCCATGCTTAATCCTCTGATCTACAGCTTCAGGAACAAGGAAGTTAAAGTTGCTCTGAAGAAAAGCTTGAGTAGAAAAAACATTTTCCTGAGTTGA